From the Streptomyces sp. Tu 2975 genome, one window contains:
- a CDS encoding citrate synthase, protein MSDNSVVLRYADGEYTYPVVESTVGDKGFDIGKLRAQTGLVTLDSGYGNTAAYKSAITYLDGEQGILRYRGYPIEQLAERSTFLEVASLLINGELPTVDELATFKGEITQHTLLHEDVKRFFQGFPRDAHPMAMLSSVVSALSTFYQDSHNPFDEKQRHLSTIRLLAKLPTIAAYAYKKSIGHPFVYPRNDLGYVENFLRMTFSVPAQEYELDPVVVAALDKLLILHADHEQNCSTSTVRLVGSSQANMFASISAGISALWGPLHGGANQSVLEMLEGIQANGGDVDSFIRKVKNKEDGVRLMGFGHRVYKSFDPRAKIIKAAAHDVLSALGKSDELLDIALKLEEHALSDDYFVSRNLYPNVDFYTGLIYRAMGFPTEMFTVLFALGRLPGWIAQWHEMIKEPGSRIGRPRQIYTGEVLRDFVPVEAR, encoded by the coding sequence GTGAGCGACAACTCTGTAGTACTGCGGTACGCGGACGGTGAATACACCTACCCGGTGGTCGAGAGCACCGTCGGTGACAAGGGCTTCGACATCGGGAAGCTCCGAGCCCAGACCGGTCTGGTCACCCTGGACAGCGGATACGGCAACACCGCCGCCTATAAATCCGCGATCACCTACCTCGACGGCGAGCAGGGCATTCTGCGCTACCGCGGTTACCCGATCGAGCAGCTGGCCGAGCGCTCCACCTTCCTCGAGGTGGCGTCCCTGCTGATCAACGGTGAGCTTCCGACCGTCGACGAGCTCGCCACCTTCAAGGGCGAGATCACGCAGCACACGCTGCTGCACGAGGACGTCAAGCGCTTCTTCCAGGGCTTCCCGCGCGACGCCCACCCGATGGCCATGCTGTCGTCCGTGGTCAGCGCGCTGTCGACGTTCTACCAGGACAGCCACAACCCGTTCGACGAGAAGCAGCGCCACCTTTCGACGATCCGGCTGCTCGCGAAGCTGCCGACGATCGCGGCGTACGCCTACAAGAAGTCGATCGGCCACCCCTTCGTCTACCCGCGCAACGACCTCGGTTACGTGGAGAACTTCCTGCGCATGACCTTCTCGGTCCCGGCGCAGGAGTACGAGCTCGACCCCGTCGTCGTCGCGGCGCTCGACAAGCTGCTGATCCTGCACGCGGACCACGAGCAGAACTGCTCCACGTCCACCGTGCGGCTGGTCGGCTCCTCGCAGGCGAACATGTTCGCCTCGATCTCCGCCGGCATCAGCGCCCTGTGGGGCCCGCTGCACGGCGGCGCCAACCAGTCGGTGCTGGAGATGCTCGAGGGCATCCAGGCCAACGGCGGCGATGTCGACTCCTTCATCCGCAAGGTGAAGAACAAGGAGGACGGCGTCCGTCTGATGGGCTTCGGCCACCGGGTCTACAAGAGCTTCGACCCGCGCGCGAAGATCATCAAGGCCGCGGCGCACGATGTCCTCTCGGCGCTCGGCAAGTCCGACGAGCTGCTCGACATCGCGCTGAAGCTCGAGGAGCACGCGCTCTCCGACGACTACTTCGTGTCGCGCAACCTCTACCCCAACGTGGACTTCTACACGGGTCTGATCTATCGCGCCATGGGCTTCCCGACCGAGATGTTCACCGTGCTGTTCGCGCTCGGCCGGCTTCCCGGCTGGATCGCCCAGTGGCACGAGATGATCAAGGAGCCCGGTTCCCGCATCGGCCGTCCGCGCCAGATCTACACCGGCGAGGTCCTGCGCGACTTCGTCCCGGTCGAGGCTCGCTGA
- a CDS encoding heavy metal translocating P-type ATPase, with translation METSEVQLTIGGMTCASCAARVEKKLNRMDGVTATVNYATEKARVSYPAGTEVADLIATVVKTGYTAEEPPLPAPAPDPAHPAGPGTGTGPATEQDALRRRLVVSALLAAPVVLMSMIGPLQFDNWQWLSLTLAAPVVVWGALPFHRAAWTNLRHGAATMDTLVSTGTLAAFGWSLWALFFGTAGMPGMRHGFDLTVGRTDGASVIYLEVAAGVTVFILLGRYLEARSKRQAGAALRALMDMGAKEVAVLRDGTEVRVPVDRLAVGDRFVVRPGEKIATDGVVVEGASAVDASMLSGESVPVDVWPGEPVTGATLNTAGRLVVEATSVGADTRLARMAKLVEDAQNGRAEVQRLADRISAVFVPVVLLIAAATLGGWLGATGDTTAAFTAAVAVLIIACPCALGLATPTALMVGTGRGAQLGILIKGPEVLESTRRVDTVVLDKTGTVTTGRMTLQGVHPAETAEATELLRLAGALEQASEHPVARAVAEGAAERLKKRLPAAEEFVNVPGLGVRGAVEGHEVLVGRARLLEEAGVELPGDLLRAAADDSGRTAVFAARDGKALGVLTVADAVKDTSAEAVRELRALGLTPVLLTGDTRAVAAKVAAEVGVEEVYAEVMPEEKVSVVQRLQAQGRTVAMVGDGVNDAAALATADLGLAMGTGTDVAIEAGDLTLVRGDLRVAADAIRLARRTLATIKGNLYWAFGYNVAALPLAASGLLNPMIAGFTMAFSSVFVVFNSLRLRSFS, from the coding sequence GTGGAAACATCCGAGGTACAGCTCACCATCGGCGGCATGACCTGCGCGTCCTGCGCGGCTCGCGTCGAGAAGAAGCTGAACCGCATGGACGGCGTCACCGCCACGGTCAACTACGCGACGGAGAAGGCCCGCGTCTCGTACCCGGCGGGCACCGAGGTCGCGGACCTGATCGCCACCGTGGTGAAGACCGGCTACACCGCCGAGGAGCCGCCGCTGCCCGCTCCCGCCCCGGACCCGGCGCACCCCGCAGGCCCGGGGACCGGCACCGGCCCCGCCACCGAGCAGGACGCCCTGCGGCGACGGCTCGTCGTCTCCGCGCTGCTCGCCGCGCCGGTCGTCCTGATGTCGATGATCGGCCCGCTTCAGTTCGACAACTGGCAGTGGCTCTCGCTGACCCTCGCCGCGCCCGTGGTGGTCTGGGGTGCCCTTCCCTTCCACCGGGCCGCATGGACCAATCTGCGCCACGGCGCCGCCACCATGGACACCCTGGTGTCCACCGGCACGCTGGCCGCCTTCGGCTGGTCGCTGTGGGCGCTGTTCTTCGGCACCGCGGGCATGCCCGGCATGCGCCACGGCTTCGACCTCACGGTCGGCCGTACGGACGGCGCTTCGGTGATCTATCTCGAGGTCGCCGCCGGCGTGACCGTCTTCATCCTGCTCGGCCGCTACCTCGAGGCACGCTCCAAGCGGCAGGCGGGCGCCGCGTTGCGGGCGCTGATGGACATGGGCGCCAAGGAAGTCGCCGTCCTGCGGGACGGCACGGAGGTCCGCGTACCGGTCGACCGGCTCGCCGTCGGTGACCGGTTCGTCGTGAGGCCCGGAGAGAAGATCGCCACCGACGGCGTCGTCGTGGAGGGCGCCTCCGCCGTCGACGCCTCGATGCTCAGCGGGGAGTCGGTGCCGGTCGACGTGTGGCCGGGCGAGCCGGTCACCGGCGCGACGCTCAACACCGCCGGCCGCCTCGTCGTCGAGGCCACCTCCGTCGGCGCGGACACCCGGCTCGCCCGGATGGCGAAGCTCGTGGAGGACGCCCAGAACGGCAGGGCAGAGGTGCAGCGGCTCGCCGACCGGATCTCGGCGGTCTTCGTCCCCGTCGTCCTGCTGATCGCCGCCGCCACACTCGGCGGGTGGCTGGGGGCGACCGGTGACACGACGGCCGCCTTCACCGCGGCCGTGGCCGTGCTGATCATCGCCTGTCCGTGCGCCCTGGGACTCGCCACCCCGACGGCGCTGATGGTCGGCACCGGACGGGGCGCGCAACTGGGCATCCTCATCAAGGGGCCCGAGGTGCTGGAGTCCACCCGCAGGGTCGACACCGTCGTCCTGGACAAGACCGGGACGGTCACCACGGGCCGGATGACGCTTCAGGGCGTGCACCCGGCGGAGACCGCCGAGGCCACGGAGCTGCTGCGACTGGCGGGCGCACTGGAGCAGGCCTCCGAGCATCCCGTCGCGCGCGCTGTCGCCGAGGGCGCGGCGGAACGCCTCAAGAAGCGGCTGCCCGCTGCCGAGGAGTTCGTGAACGTGCCGGGCCTCGGCGTGCGGGGTGCCGTCGAGGGCCATGAGGTGCTGGTCGGCCGGGCACGGCTGCTGGAGGAGGCCGGGGTCGAGCTGCCCGGGGACCTCCTTCGCGCGGCGGCCGACGACAGCGGCCGTACGGCCGTGTTCGCCGCGCGGGACGGCAAGGCCCTCGGCGTCCTCACCGTCGCCGACGCCGTCAAGGACACCAGCGCCGAGGCCGTACGGGAACTGCGGGCCCTCGGCCTCACCCCCGTCCTGCTGACGGGCGACACCAGGGCCGTGGCCGCGAAGGTGGCGGCCGAGGTGGGCGTTGAGGAGGTGTACGCGGAGGTCATGCCCGAGGAGAAGGTGTCCGTGGTCCAACGGCTCCAGGCACAGGGCCGCACCGTCGCGATGGTCGGCGACGGCGTGAACGACGCGGCCGCGCTGGCCACGGCGGATCTGGGCCTGGCGATGGGCACCGGAACGGATGTGGCCATCGAGGCGGGAGATCTCACCCTTGTGAGGGGCGACCTGCGGGTCGCGGCTGACGCGATCCGTCTCGCACGGCGGACTCTGGCCACGATCAAAGGCAATCTTTACTGGGCCTTTGGCTACAACGTGGCGGCACTGCCGCTGGCGGCATCCGGCCTGCTCAACCCCATGATCGCGGGCTTTACCATGGCCTTTTCGTCCGTTTTTGTGGTGTTCAACAGTCTGCGGCTGCGCTCCTTCTCGTGA